The proteins below are encoded in one region of Coriobacteriia bacterium:
- a CDS encoding IS3 family transposase — RYWNTKRYQPKLKGLSPEQFRTQSVDAA, encoded by the coding sequence CGCTACTGGAACACCAAGAGGTACCAGCCGAAACTGAAAGGGCTGAGCCCGGAACAATTCCGGACCCAGTCCGTGGACGCCGCTTGA